From Solanum lycopersicum chromosome 8, SLM_r2.1, the proteins below share one genomic window:
- the LOC101263736 gene encoding cation/H(+) antiporter 15-like, with protein sequence MADPEPLVDVGKLNEKVLCYAQTIYRFNGVWEGPDPLTPIIPLFFIQVSLAILITRFVSFVLKPTKQPPFVAEIISGILLGPTALGRIMRFRRLLFPNYNFHVIETMAHVALVFYGFLVGLQMDLKSVLRIGVKARNVAIIGIIIPFVLGTILYFSLAHDEEVRGFIFYGGGLTITGFSVLSKILDKQKILQTDIGKMAMSSAVINDIGAWFILTLGYVVTGSTANIHWALICTIAYALFCVFYLRRAIGWIIRKMPEGQGYSEFFICSILAGMAISGVITDALGTHPIIGAFLFGLSIPNQLLQAEIIDKLDDFVTGIFMPSFFVVCGLRTNFGEMGSIYEIVGYVLLFVSAKILSSIAATFFSEMTIKEALAVGVLSNTKSIMALIIIEAGQAQQVLSTQLYSLMVAGILVMTVLVTPMTMLYRPSQEIAPHKRRTIQKARIDEELRVLACIHGTQDIPSVINLLGSSHSTPASPITVFALQVVELVGRASSMLEVHSSGKRGSRSLGHEETQTRQIITAFDNYELRSDGVMVQVLTARSAMSTMDEDMCNIAKDKRVAFIILPFHKQRGIDGEMEDVNPEIRAVNEGVLANAPCSVGILIDRGLSETSDYAKNIVVLFFGGADDREALAYALRMVDRPDTRLTVVKFIPDEGASDVEQTEFADESHVNVQIDKESEKLMDDEFLNRFKISTANDKSVTYIELVLNDVEEAVKAIKLMDQHNYDLYIVGKGRGVVSPLTAGLVDWCDCPELGAIGDLLVTSEFDSTFSVLVMQQYVKPIGDGSVTSYGSMSERIAGIGMDMDMDMQHADSESGDVFSSFRRRTEPMPRA encoded by the exons AGTGGCATACTTTTAGGTCCTACAGCACTTGGAAGGATCATGAGGTTTAGGAGGCTGCTTTTCCCAAACTACAATTTCCATGTTATTGAGACAATGGCTCATGTAGCCCTTGTGTTCTATGGGTTTCTAGTGGGATTGCAGATGGATTTGAAATCCGTTCTTCGAATTGGAGTAAAGGCTAGAAATGTTGCTATTATCGGTATCATCATCCCTTTTGTCTTGGGAACAATATTATATTTCTCACTTGCTCACGACGAAGAAGTTAGAGGCTTCATTTTCTATGGTGGTGGTCTTACTATAACAGGGTTCTCTGTTCTGTCTAAGATACTTGATAAACAAAAGATCCTCCAAACTGATATAGGGAAAATGGCTATGTCTTCAGCTGTAATCAATGATATTGGTGCATGGTTTATTCTTACACTAGGATATGTTGTCACAGGGAGTACAGCTAACATCCATTGGGCATTAATTTGCACGATTGCTTACGCCTTGTTCTGTGTCTTTTATCTTCGTCGTGCCATTGGCTGGATCATTAGAAAAATGCCAGAAGGACAAGGGTATAGTGAGTTCTTTATATGTTCAATCCTTGCTGGTATGGCTATTTCCGGAGTTATAACCGATGCTTTAGGGACACATCCTATTATTGGAGCTTTTCTCTTTGGACTTAGTATACCTAACCAACTGCTTCAAGCAGAAATTATCGATAAGCTTGATGACTTTGTCACAGGCATTTTTATGCCATCTTTCTTTGTTGTTTGTGGACTCAGAACCAATTTCGGAGAAATGGGCAGCATTTACGAAATTGTTGGCTATGTACTTCTATTCGTTTCAGCCAAAATCTTGAGCTCAATAGCTGCCACTTTCTTCTCTGAAATGACTATTAAGGAGGCCTTAGCTGTTGGAGTACTTAGCAACACCAAGAGCATCATGGCATTGATCATTATCGAAGCTGGTCAGGCACAACAG GTTTTGAGCACACAATTGTATTCCCTTATGGTGGCTGGCATTTTGGTGATGACGGTGCTAGTCACACCTATGACTATGCTCTATCGTCCCTCACAGGAAATTGCACCCCACAAACGAAGGACTATACAGAAGGCAAGAATAGATGAGGAACTTCGGGTCCTTGCTTGCATCCATGGCACACAAGACATCCCTTCAGTCATCAACCTTCTTGGCTCGTCGCATTCTACACCAGCATCCCCAATAACTGTCTTTGCTCTACAAGTAGTCGAACTAGTAGGGCGTGCATCATCTATGCTAGAAGTCCATAGCTCAGGAAAACGAGGCTCGCGAAGTCTTGGACACGAGGAGACACAAACAAGACAGATCATCACTGCTTTCGACAACTATGAGCTACGATCAGATGGAGTGATGGTACAAGTACTTACAGCAAGATCTGCTATGTCCACCATGGATGAAGATATGTGCAACATTGCCAAAGACAAGCGTGTAGCTTTCATCATTCTCCCTTTCCACAAACAACGAGGTATTGATGGTGAAATGGAGGATGTCAACCCTGAAATTCGGGCTGTCAACGAAGGTGTGCTAGCTAATGCCCCTTGTTCTGTGGGAATCCTCATCGATCGTGGCCTCTCTGAGACCAGTGACTATgcaaaaaatattgttgtccTCTTTTTCGGAGGTGCTGATGACAGGGAAGCTCTGGCTTATGCTTTGAGAATGGTTGATCGTCCAGATACACGCCTAACTGTTGTAAAGTTCATTCCAGACGAAGGCGCTTCTGATGTAGAGCAAACGGAATTTGCTGATGAAAGTCATGTGAATGTCCAGATTGACAAAGAGAGTGAAAAGTTGATGGACGACGAGTTCTTAAACAGGTTCAAGATCAGCACAGCCAATGACAAATCAGTGACATACATAGAACTGGTGCTGAATGATGTGGAAGAAGCTGTCAAGGCCATAAAACTAATGGATCAGCATAACTATGATCTCTACATCGTAGGAAAAGGCCGAGGCGTAGTGTCACCACTAACAGCTGGCCTAGTCGATTGGTGTGACTGTCCTGAGCTTGGGGCTATTGGTGATCTTTTAGTGACATCAGAATTTGACTCCACATTCTCGGTGTTGGTGATGCAACAGTACGTTAAGCCAATTGGAGATGGTTCAGTAACTTCTTATGGATCAATGAGTGAGAGGATAGCAGGCATTGGGATGGACATGGACATGGACATGCAACACGCGGATAGTGAATCAGGGGACGTGTTCTCCAGTTTTAGAAGGCGAACGGAACCTATGCCACGAGCCTAA